A window of Candidatus Gastranaerophilales bacterium contains these coding sequences:
- a CDS encoding FAD-dependent oxidoreductase — protein MNENKVDVIVVGAGPAGVSAGITLARAGKKVVIIERGDFAGSKNMFGGAIYARPTAEIFPNFWETAPVERNNVEHKYVVMSGSDATTISYKHKEQDAYNSFTVIRAKWDRWCINEAKKAGAYFAPRTVVRDLIKRSGRVIGVKTDLESFYSDIVILADGVNSLLAKKAGLRSDIKDNAVALGIKEVIKLPKNILEERFNLDSDTGSVSELIGGPLSGMLGLGYLYTNKESVVIGLGVTLDELKKRKLKPYDLLNELKLHPAIEPFIKGGELLEYSAHLIPEGGYNSIPKLYTDGLMVAGDAGMLVNNVHWEGTNLALVSGKLAAETAIEALEAHDFSENMLALYQEKLDSSFIMKDLKSYKDIIGIVHSNSKSFLGYYPEQINAFFHTFTNVDSMPKKENFRRFIKNFIKNRKISDLFKDACDALKMGIGVLK, from the coding sequence TAATAGTCGTAGGGGCAGGTCCTGCAGGCGTCAGTGCAGGGATTACTCTCGCTCGTGCCGGTAAAAAAGTCGTGATAATTGAACGTGGGGATTTTGCAGGTAGCAAAAATATGTTCGGTGGAGCTATTTATGCCAGACCTACTGCTGAAATTTTTCCGAACTTTTGGGAAACAGCCCCCGTTGAAAGAAATAATGTCGAGCATAAATATGTTGTTATGTCAGGCTCAGACGCTACTACCATAAGCTATAAGCACAAAGAACAAGACGCTTACAACAGTTTTACGGTGATTCGTGCTAAATGGGACAGGTGGTGCATAAATGAAGCCAAAAAAGCAGGTGCCTACTTCGCTCCGAGAACTGTTGTTCGGGATTTGATAAAACGCTCAGGACGAGTTATTGGAGTTAAAACTGATTTGGAAAGCTTTTATTCTGATATAGTTATTCTCGCTGATGGTGTCAATTCACTTTTGGCAAAAAAAGCAGGTCTAAGAAGCGATATCAAAGACAATGCCGTCGCTCTCGGAATTAAAGAAGTTATTAAATTGCCTAAAAATATCCTCGAAGAAAGATTTAATCTCGATTCTGATACGGGCTCTGTTTCTGAGCTTATAGGAGGACCCCTCTCAGGCATGCTCGGCTTGGGATATCTCTACACAAACAAAGAATCGGTTGTCATCGGTTTAGGTGTTACTTTAGATGAGCTCAAAAAACGCAAGTTGAAGCCATACGACCTTTTGAACGAGCTAAAGCTCCACCCTGCTATTGAACCTTTTATTAAAGGTGGTGAGTTGCTTGAGTATTCTGCTCATTTAATCCCCGAAGGTGGCTACAACTCTATTCCAAAGCTATACACTGACGGTTTGATGGTTGCCGGTGACGCCGGCATGCTCGTAAACAATGTCCATTGGGAAGGTACAAATCTTGCTCTTGTCAGTGGAAAATTAGCTGCTGAAACCGCAATTGAGGCTCTTGAGGCTCATGATTTTTCTGAAAATATGTTGGCTCTTTATCAGGAAAAATTGGATTCAAGTTTTATCATGAAAGATTTGAAGTCTTATAAGGATATTATTGGCATTGTCCACTCCAACTCAAAGTCTTTCTTGGGATATTATCCTGAACAAATAAATGCTTTCTTCCACACTTTTACTAATGTCGACAGCATGCCTAAAAAAGAAAATTTTAGAAGATTTATTAAGAATTTTATTAAAAATCGAAAAATTTCTGATCTCTTTAAAGATGCTTGTGACGCACTGAAAATGGGAATCGGGGTGCTTAAATAA
- a CDS encoding 4Fe-4S dicluster domain-containing protein translates to MADDIKLNSNIDDKLFSVKYTCDTQCHLNPNQEKCIKCKSKACTYVCPANVYAWRAEDKTLLVRYENCLECGACRIACEKKCIDWRYPRAGFGVSFKQG, encoded by the coding sequence ATGGCTGATGATATTAAATTAAATTCAAATATAGATGACAAATTGTTTAGTGTAAAATATACTTGTGATACGCAATGTCATTTGAATCCTAATCAGGAAAAATGTATCAAATGCAAAAGTAAAGCGTGCACTTATGTTTGCCCCGCAAATGTTTATGCTTGGAGAGCTGAGGATAAAACACTCCTTGTAAGATATGAAAATTGTCTGGAGTGCGGTGCTTGCAGAATAGCTTGCGAAAAAAAATGTATAGACTGGCGTTATCCGAGAGCAGGCTTCGGGGTCAGTTTTAAACAAGGCTAA